In Lentimicrobiaceae bacterium, a genomic segment contains:
- the dnaG gene encoding DNA primase gives MIRPEVIQTILETARIEEVVGEFVSLRKRGTNYIGLCPFHNEKTPSFNVSPARGIFKCFGCGKAGNSVGFIMEHEHYSYPEALKFLARKYHIEVEEEEQTPEQIQVQNRKESLYHTTAFAQKFFTSSLFENEEGKAVGLTYFHERGFHEETIKKFQLGYCFDKWDTFTRHALENAYKLELLNETGLTISREGKNFDFFRGRVMFPVHNLTGSVIGFGGRILTGDKTKPKYINSPESDIYNKSKALYGIFFAKNAILAQDNCFLVEGYTDVISLHQAGIENVVASSGTSLTPDQIKLVKRFTPNITILYDGDPAGIKASFRGIDMILEEGMNVKIVLFPEGEDPDSFARTRRSVEVQAFISNNASDFINFKTGLLLNETAGDPIQKTRLIKEIVGTIALIPDAITRTVYIRECSMLMNITEQALMNELNKVLRNRFTRNLTPQEKEAIPEVVPIIQPRQATADTLESEFQEHELIRLMLLYGNKPLQCEVAEETPFKRKYTVEVKVANYILNDLKKDNLEFKNPLYQAISAEFSNMENAFPDEQYFFNNPNHTLSVAVIDILSTPYQLSKNWSKKHIVVPLEEEKLKEAVDTSILAFKAKRVEQMITDNIRALKLSTDEEEVISILTQLKSLKDISNIINGKLGRIVTR, from the coding sequence ATGATTCGCCCCGAAGTGATACAAACCATCCTGGAAACCGCCCGCATCGAAGAAGTGGTGGGTGAGTTTGTGTCGCTTCGCAAACGGGGGACCAATTATATTGGATTATGTCCCTTCCACAACGAAAAAACTCCATCATTCAATGTTTCCCCTGCAAGAGGAATTTTTAAATGTTTCGGCTGCGGAAAGGCCGGCAATTCTGTGGGCTTTATCATGGAACACGAACATTATTCGTATCCTGAAGCCCTAAAATTCCTTGCCAGAAAATACCATATCGAAGTAGAAGAGGAAGAACAAACCCCTGAGCAAATACAGGTACAGAATAGAAAGGAGAGCCTATACCATACCACGGCTTTTGCTCAGAAATTTTTCACCTCTTCCCTTTTCGAAAACGAAGAAGGAAAAGCTGTTGGATTGACATATTTCCACGAACGTGGTTTCCACGAAGAAACCATTAAAAAGTTCCAGTTGGGCTATTGTTTCGATAAATGGGATACTTTTACCCGTCATGCGCTGGAAAATGCCTATAAACTGGAATTGCTTAACGAAACTGGACTTACCATTTCGCGCGAAGGAAAAAATTTCGACTTCTTCCGTGGCAGGGTGATGTTTCCGGTGCATAACCTTACAGGTAGCGTAATTGGCTTTGGCGGACGTATCCTCACCGGCGACAAAACCAAGCCCAAGTATATTAACTCGCCCGAGTCGGATATCTACAACAAAAGCAAGGCGCTGTACGGGATATTTTTTGCCAAAAATGCCATTCTTGCTCAAGATAACTGCTTCCTGGTAGAAGGTTACACCGACGTTATCTCCCTCCACCAGGCAGGCATTGAAAATGTTGTCGCATCTTCAGGCACATCGCTTACCCCCGACCAGATTAAACTTGTAAAACGGTTTACACCCAACATCACCATACTGTACGATGGCGACCCGGCAGGCATAAAAGCCTCTTTCCGGGGCATTGATATGATTTTGGAAGAAGGAATGAATGTGAAAATCGTCCTTTTCCCGGAAGGAGAAGACCCCGATTCCTTTGCCCGAACGCGCCGTTCCGTCGAAGTGCAGGCGTTTATCAGCAATAATGCCTCTGACTTCATCAATTTTAAAACCGGTTTGCTGCTCAACGAAACCGCCGGCGATCCTATTCAAAAGACCAGGCTCATCAAAGAAATTGTCGGAACCATTGCACTGATACCCGATGCCATTACCCGTACGGTGTACATCCGTGAATGCTCCATGTTGATGAACATTACTGAGCAGGCACTGATGAACGAACTAAACAAAGTGCTGCGAAACCGTTTTACCCGAAATCTTACCCCCCAGGAAAAAGAAGCCATTCCCGAAGTTGTTCCCATTATCCAGCCCCGTCAGGCTACGGCTGATACTCTGGAAAGCGAATTCCAGGAGCACGAACTGATACGCCTGATGCTTTTGTATGGTAACAAACCATTGCAATGCGAAGTAGCAGAAGAAACTCCTTTTAAAAGAAAATACACGGTAGAGGTAAAAGTTGCCAATTACATTCTCAACGACTTAAAAAAAGACAATCTGGAGTTTAAAAATCCCCTTTATCAAGCCATTTCTGCTGAATTTTCCAACATGGAGAATGCTTTCCCTGACGAACAGTATTTTTTCAATAACCCCAACCATACGTTGTCGGTAGCCGTAATTGATATTTTAAGTACGCCCTATCAATTGAGTAAAAACTGGAGTAAAAAACATATTGTAGTCCCGCTTGAAGAGGAAAAGCTGAAAGAAGCCGTTGACACCTCCATTCTCGCCTTTAAAGCCAAAAGGGTGGAACAGATGATTACCGATAATATTCGGGCATTAAAACTGTCAACCGACGAAGAAGAGGTAATCTCCATCCTTACCCAACTCAAATCGTTGAAAGACATCAGTAATATTATCAATGGAAAGTTGGGCAGAATTGTTACCCGGTAA
- a CDS encoding ATP-binding cassette domain-containing protein translates to MIEAKGVYKSFGEKTVLKNISVNFRPGETNLIIGRSGSGKTVLMKCLVGLFEIDKGQIFFDNHSFTKMSFDEMKSIRQEIGMLFQGGALFDSMNVEENVMFPLSMFTRKTLEEKRDRANFCLQRVDLTNVNNLMPSELSGGMKKRVAIARAIAMNPRYLFCDEPNSGLDPHTANVIDNLIHEITQEYQITTVVNTHDMNSVLEIGDNIAFLYQNTLWWTGDKNEILHSGIPELNDFVFATELTRRIKK, encoded by the coding sequence ATGATTGAAGCTAAGGGAGTATACAAGTCGTTTGGAGAAAAAACGGTACTGAAAAATATTTCGGTAAATTTCCGCCCGGGTGAAACAAACCTGATTATCGGGCGAAGCGGATCGGGGAAAACAGTGCTTATGAAATGCTTAGTAGGTCTTTTTGAAATTGATAAAGGACAGATTTTTTTCGATAATCATTCCTTTACCAAAATGTCGTTTGACGAAATGAAAAGTATCCGGCAGGAAATTGGAATGCTTTTCCAAGGAGGTGCTTTGTTCGATTCGATGAATGTAGAAGAAAACGTGATGTTCCCGCTTTCGATGTTTACCCGAAAAACCTTAGAAGAAAAACGCGATAGGGCTAATTTTTGCCTGCAAAGGGTTGATCTTACCAATGTAAATAATTTAATGCCTTCCGAACTGAGCGGTGGAATGAAAAAGCGGGTTGCCATCGCACGGGCTATCGCCATGAATCCCCGTTACCTGTTTTGTGATGAGCCCAACTCCGGTTTAGACCCGCATACAGCCAATGTTATTGACAACCTTATCCATGAAATCACCCAGGAGTACCAAATTACCACCGTGGTTAATACGCATGATATGAACTCAGTACTCGAAATTGGTGATAATATTGCATTTCTGTATCAAAATACACTCTGGTGGACCGGAGACAAAAATGAAATTCTTCACTCGGGCATTCCCGAACTCAATGACTTTGTCTTTGCAACTGAACTCACCAGAAGAATTAAAAAATGA
- a CDS encoding rod shape-determining protein: protein MGLFSFLTKEIAMDLGTANTIIIYNDKVVVDEPSIIAIERNTSKVIAVGKKAMMMHGKTHENIKTIRPLRDGVIADFQSAEYMIREFIKMIGTGKSLFPPALKMVICIPSGITEVEERAVKDSAEQAGAKEVRLIHEPMAAAIGIGIDVLEPTGNMIIDIGGGTSEIAVIALGGIVNNKSIRIAGDDFNADIEEYMRKQHNINIGERTSEQIKIEVGAAMTEIDNPPPEYPVHGRDMLTGIPKEIYVNYAEIAHCLDKSISKIEAAVLNALEMTPPELSADIYRTGIYLAGGGSMLRGLDKRLHLKTKLPVHVAEDPLRAVARGTGIALKNFNKFTFLIK, encoded by the coding sequence ATGGGACTTTTTTCGTTCCTTACAAAGGAAATAGCGATGGACCTCGGCACTGCCAATACCATCATTATTTACAACGACAAAGTGGTAGTGGATGAACCATCCATCATTGCCATTGAAAGAAATACAAGTAAGGTAATTGCCGTGGGCAAAAAAGCCATGATGATGCATGGTAAAACCCATGAAAATATTAAAACTATCCGTCCCCTGCGCGATGGGGTAATAGCCGATTTCCAATCTGCCGAATACATGATCCGTGAGTTTATTAAAATGATAGGTACTGGAAAATCACTCTTTCCGCCGGCACTTAAAATGGTAATTTGCATCCCTTCGGGTATTACTGAGGTGGAAGAACGTGCTGTGAAAGATTCTGCCGAACAAGCCGGAGCCAAAGAAGTACGGCTTATTCATGAGCCTATGGCTGCTGCCATCGGCATCGGGATAGATGTTCTGGAACCCACCGGAAACATGATTATTGACATAGGCGGTGGCACCAGCGAAATAGCCGTTATTGCTCTGGGAGGTATTGTAAATAATAAATCCATACGCATTGCAGGCGACGATTTTAATGCTGATATTGAAGAATATATGCGCAAACAGCACAATATCAATATTGGTGAACGTACTTCCGAACAAATTAAAATAGAAGTAGGTGCCGCTATGACGGAGATAGACAACCCTCCTCCCGAATATCCTGTACACGGACGTGATATGCTGACAGGTATTCCCAAAGAAATCTATGTAAACTACGCAGAAATTGCGCATTGTCTCGACAAGTCCATTTCAAAAATTGAAGCCGCCGTGCTTAATGCCCTTGAAATGACTCCCCCCGAACTTTCGGCTGACATTTACCGTACGGGTATTTATCTTGCCGGAGGAGGGTCAATGTTGCGCGGACTTGATAAACGTCTGCATCTGAAAACGAAACTTCCGGTGCATGTGGCAGAAGACCCTTTGCGTGCTGTAGCCAGAGGTACTGGTATTGCGTTGAAAAACTTTAATAAATTTACATTTTTAATTAAATAA
- a CDS encoding AhpC/TSA family protein, whose product MKKSFLLLMILSVLIGCTAKKKERTDFTINGTLTGITDGKVLLQKREAGAFITVDSAIISQGKFTLKDSIAMPEMFYLSIADKPEMLQLFVEASDITVTAHADSLANARVSGSITHNLYADYQKQTGTFDHRSDSIYQILLRAKDKKDLIVIHLQDSMLEATDKEKIEFTKNFITTNKTSVVAPFLVIQNAYMLTLKDLQDFYAAIDTSLTASKYMVKMKERIGILAKVEPGQSAPDFSLNTPEGKPLSLSSFKGKWLLIDFWASWCGPCRAENPNVVAIYKDFHKKGLEILGVSFDKTKKDWLKAISDDKLTWNHVSDLQYWNNAAGKLYGINSIPSNVLVDKEGKIVAKNLTGEDLRKKMKEIFK is encoded by the coding sequence ATGAAAAAATCCTTCCTCCTTTTAATGATACTTTCTGTTTTGATTGGCTGTACTGCCAAAAAGAAAGAACGTACCGATTTTACCATTAACGGAACACTTACCGGTATTACCGATGGAAAAGTATTACTCCAGAAACGCGAAGCAGGAGCATTTATCACCGTTGACTCCGCTATAATCAGCCAGGGAAAATTTACCCTGAAAGACAGCATTGCTATGCCCGAAATGTTTTACCTGAGCATAGCCGATAAGCCCGAAATGTTGCAACTATTTGTAGAAGCCTCCGATATTACGGTTACAGCACATGCCGACAGCCTTGCCAATGCCAGAGTAAGCGGCAGTATCACCCACAATCTGTATGCCGACTACCAGAAACAAACCGGAACTTTCGACCACCGTTCCGACAGCATTTATCAGATTCTTCTTCGTGCAAAAGATAAAAAAGACCTGATAGTAATTCATTTACAGGATTCTATGTTAGAAGCTACTGACAAGGAAAAAATTGAATTCACCAAAAATTTTATCACTACAAACAAAACATCGGTAGTAGCACCTTTCTTGGTAATACAAAATGCCTATATGCTTACATTGAAAGACCTACAGGATTTTTATGCCGCAATAGATACATCGCTTACCGCATCAAAATACATGGTGAAAATGAAAGAACGGATTGGTATACTGGCAAAAGTAGAACCCGGACAGTCTGCTCCTGATTTCAGCCTTAACACTCCCGAAGGCAAACCGCTCAGCTTATCATCTTTTAAAGGCAAATGGCTACTGATTGACTTCTGGGCTTCGTGGTGCGGTCCTTGCCGTGCCGAAAATCCCAACGTAGTAGCTATTTACAAAGATTTTCATAAAAAAGGACTGGAAATACTCGGCGTTTCATTCGATAAAACCAAAAAAGATTGGCTGAAAGCCATCAGCGACGATAAACTTACCTGGAACCATGTTTCCGACTTGCAATACTGGAACAACGCCGCCGGAAAACTGTACGGGATAAATTCCATCCCTTCCAATGTACTGGTGGACAAAGAGGGCAAAATTGTTGCCAAAAACCTCACAGGAGAAGATCTGCGAAAAAAAATGAAAGAAATTTTTAAATAA
- a CDS encoding ABC transporter permease, protein MRQVFQKPEKKRIYYKQLLVEIDHLGIDSVWIVAIISVFMGAVLTLQTAFNIDNPMIPLYTIGYATRQSVILEFSPTIVSLLLAGKVGSRIASEIGTMRVTEQIDALEIMGINPASFLIMPKIAASMFINPILIMLSMVLAITGGWAAGALSGMVSTYEFVYGVQAFFHSYDIIYALIKTVVFAFLIASISGYCGFITRGGALEVGDASTKGVVRSSIMIIIFNLILTKLLLT, encoded by the coding sequence ATGAGGCAGGTATTTCAAAAGCCGGAAAAGAAGAGGATTTATTATAAGCAACTTCTGGTAGAAATTGATCACCTGGGGATAGATTCAGTGTGGATAGTAGCGATCATTTCTGTTTTCATGGGAGCCGTTCTTACCCTGCAAACAGCCTTTAACATTGATAACCCGATGATACCCTTGTATACCATAGGGTACGCTACCCGCCAATCGGTAATTCTGGAATTTTCACCCACTATTGTCAGCTTGTTATTAGCCGGGAAGGTGGGTTCGCGTATTGCCTCCGAAATTGGTACTATGCGGGTAACCGAACAAATAGATGCCCTCGAAATCATGGGTATTAACCCGGCAAGTTTTCTTATCATGCCAAAAATTGCTGCATCCATGTTTATTAACCCTATTTTAATCATGCTCAGTATGGTATTGGCAATTACGGGTGGATGGGCTGCTGGGGCATTGTCGGGTATGGTCAGCACTTACGAATTTGTATACGGCGTTCAGGCGTTTTTTCATTCATACGATATTATATATGCGTTAATTAAAACAGTTGTTTTTGCCTTTTTAATCGCTTCTATTTCTGGATATTGCGGATTTATTACACGGGGAGGTGCATTGGAAGTGGGAGATGCCAGCACCAAAGGAGTGGTTCGAAGCAGTATTATGATTATTATTTTCAATCTTATTCTTACCAAACTTCTGCTGACATGA
- a CDS encoding rod shape-determining protein MreD → MNNTYLINGLRFIALAVVQIFILNNIRFAGFMNPYIYVLFILWLPFETPGWLLLLLAFAIGFTIDMFSGIMGMHTAATVLMAFVRPGLLKRIAVRSQYDTGLQPGIQDFGFQWFFSYALVLVLVHHFLLFYLEVFSFRDFLVTLSRVIFSTAFSLVLIFLTEYLFLKAKKS, encoded by the coding sequence ATGAATAATACTTATCTCATCAACGGATTGCGGTTCATCGCATTGGCAGTGGTTCAAATTTTTATCCTGAACAACATTCGATTTGCAGGATTTATGAATCCTTATATTTATGTATTGTTTATCTTGTGGTTGCCTTTTGAAACACCCGGTTGGCTGCTGCTTTTGCTGGCATTTGCGATAGGGTTCACAATAGATATGTTTTCAGGAATAATGGGGATGCATACGGCTGCTACTGTGCTGATGGCATTTGTCCGTCCGGGTTTGCTAAAGCGTATTGCCGTACGCAGCCAATACGATACAGGTTTACAACCAGGGATTCAAGATTTCGGCTTTCAATGGTTTTTTTCCTATGCATTAGTGCTGGTACTGGTGCATCATTTTTTGCTGTTTTACCTCGAAGTATTTAGCTTCCGTGATTTCCTTGTTACTTTATCAAGAGTTATTTTCAGCACTGCTTTTTCTCTGGTTTTAATATTTCTTACCGAATATCTTTTTCTAAAAGCAAAAAAATCTTAA
- the mreC gene encoding rod shape-determining protein MreC — protein sequence MLKLLAFLWKYKFFLLFLLLEALAFTMLISQTYYQRTVFTSSTNQFTGSIFSTVNSISDYFNLRKINDKLARENAMLRAHVSSSFLTADTNMFFIDDTLYKQQYRYISAKVIANTTSKRNNYLMLNKGRKDGIKKDMAVIAADGVVGIVNEVSANFCSVMSLLHGKSHISAKIKKNNQLGTLAWENNSPVFAYLKEVPTHVILKKGDTIVTSGFSNLFPEGIMIGTISGHYVNPGDNFYTIKIRLSTDFNAIGYVMVVKSLLKKEQTQLEELSKDKDE from the coding sequence ATGCTGAAGCTGTTAGCTTTTCTTTGGAAATATAAATTCTTTCTTCTTTTCCTGCTGCTCGAGGCATTGGCTTTCACCATGCTTATCTCCCAAACATATTACCAGCGAACCGTTTTTACCAGTTCGACCAACCAATTTACCGGCTCAATTTTTTCTACCGTTAACAGTATCTCCGACTATTTTAACCTGCGAAAAATCAATGATAAATTAGCTCGTGAAAATGCCATGCTCAGAGCACATGTATCTTCCTCTTTTCTTACTGCCGATACCAATATGTTCTTTATAGACGATACTCTCTACAAACAGCAATACCGGTACATATCGGCAAAAGTTATTGCCAATACCACCAGTAAAAGAAATAATTACCTGATGCTGAACAAAGGCAGAAAGGATGGGATTAAAAAAGATATGGCTGTGATAGCTGCAGATGGTGTTGTGGGAATTGTAAATGAAGTTTCTGCAAATTTTTGTTCCGTAATGTCGTTGTTGCACGGCAAATCGCACATCAGTGCTAAAATAAAAAAGAATAACCAGTTGGGAACCCTTGCCTGGGAAAACAATTCGCCTGTTTTCGCGTACCTTAAAGAAGTGCCTACTCATGTTATTCTGAAAAAAGGAGATACTATTGTTACAAGCGGATTTTCCAATCTGTTTCCGGAAGGTATAATGATAGGAACAATATCAGGCCATTATGTTAATCCTGGTGATAATTTTTATACGATAAAAATACGGCTTTCTACCGATTTTAATGCTATAGGTTACGTGATGGTGGTTAAAAGTCTTTTAAAAAAGGAACAAACACAGTTGGAAGAACTTTCGAAAGATAAAGATGAATAA
- a CDS encoding CvpA family protein translates to MNFLDVILGIPLMWAIYKGFTKGFIIEAASLAGLILGFYFAVKFSSFSSDFFKNIIGFHGRYLSIIAFATTFLLVLAIIYLLGKVLEKAIEMVSLGIFNRLAGIAFSVAKTAFILSVLLFLINRLDPYQKLLKPEHKQKSILYFPVESFAPRILPGLKSGSFSIPPPGKEKQEAKYVPSK, encoded by the coding sequence ATGAATTTTTTAGATGTTATTTTGGGAATACCTCTCATGTGGGCAATATATAAAGGATTTACAAAGGGATTCATCATTGAAGCGGCTTCGCTTGCAGGTTTGATTCTCGGTTTTTATTTTGCAGTCAAATTTTCCAGTTTTTCAAGCGATTTTTTCAAGAATATTATTGGTTTTCACGGACGATACCTTTCGATAATTGCCTTTGCTACCACTTTCCTGCTTGTACTTGCCATCATCTATTTATTGGGGAAAGTGCTTGAAAAAGCAATAGAAATGGTATCTCTGGGAATTTTCAATCGCCTGGCGGGAATAGCTTTCAGTGTAGCAAAAACAGCCTTTATTCTGAGTGTTTTACTTTTCCTCATCAATCGCCTTGATCCTTATCAAAAATTATTGAAACCGGAACATAAGCAAAAATCCATTCTTTATTTTCCGGTGGAGAGTTTTGCCCCCCGGATACTTCCCGGTTTGAAATCCGGTAGCTTTAGCATACCTCCTCCCGGAAAAGAAAAACAAGAAGCCAAATATGTACCATCAAAATAA
- a CDS encoding SprT-like domain-containing protein gives MPETIAKGKDILAKHVPIALANPLWEWLMQYNIRLKIKAVRKTKLGDYRPPLHDNVHQITVNAGLNPYQFLLTTVHEIAHAIVWQQHKNRVKPHGKEWKTTFAGLMKIILSHNAIPPSLQHALQKHMENPKAMGSTDVALQKEMLQYDAPVEGVLLEDVEPGGVFGALKGKTFQKHEKLRKRYRCMCLNNKKMYLFHPLTRVFPLD, from the coding sequence ATGCCTGAAACTATCGCCAAGGGAAAAGATATTTTGGCAAAGCATGTGCCCATTGCTTTAGCTAATCCATTATGGGAATGGCTGATGCAGTATAATATCCGTTTAAAAATTAAAGCTGTGAGAAAAACCAAGTTGGGCGATTACAGACCACCACTCCACGATAACGTGCATCAAATCACGGTGAATGCAGGGTTGAATCCATACCAGTTTTTGCTCACCACAGTGCATGAAATTGCCCATGCTATCGTATGGCAACAACACAAAAACAGAGTAAAACCCCATGGTAAGGAGTGGAAAACTACTTTTGCAGGGTTAATGAAAATAATTTTATCACACAATGCCATCCCGCCTTCTTTGCAGCATGCTCTGCAGAAACACATGGAAAACCCAAAGGCGATGGGTTCTACGGATGTAGCTTTGCAGAAAGAAATGTTGCAATACGATGCCCCCGTAGAAGGTGTTTTGCTTGAGGATGTTGAACCGGGGGGCGTTTTCGGGGCGCTTAAAGGTAAAACATTTCAAAAACATGAAAAGTTAAGAAAACGGTACAGGTGTATGTGTTTGAATAATAAAAAAATGTACTTATTCCATCCGCTAACAAGAGTATTTCCGCTTGATTAG
- a CDS encoding sugar MFS transporter yields MKKTISSGFIATFIIGILFFIFGFVTWLNGTLIVYLKIACQLNTFQAMLVAFAFYISYFVMALPSSWVLKKTGFKNGMMLGLAVMAVGALFFIPAAQTRTYELFLTGLFIIGTGLSVLQTASNPYVTIVGPIESAARRISVMGICNKVAGVLAPIILGSIILADADTLVKEIQQLDVAQRAVRLDAIAARVIFPYSIMAAVLIGLALMIRFSPLPEIESEPEDVTEKGVPETKNTIFQFPNLVLGVLAIFLYVGVEVIAGDTIGMYGQSQGIPLSIAKNFTAYTLTAMVIGYIIGIIAIPKLISQSKALTVSAVVGILFSIIAIVTTGYISVLFIAILGLANALMWPAIWPLAIHGLGKFTKTGSAMLIMAIAGGALLPLLYGRLADLTFIGHRQAYWIMVPCYLYILHYGTRGCKIKSWK; encoded by the coding sequence ATGAAAAAAACTATTTCTTCCGGCTTTATAGCTACATTTATCATTGGCATTTTGTTTTTTATTTTCGGATTTGTAACCTGGCTTAACGGAACGCTGATAGTATATTTAAAAATTGCCTGCCAGCTGAATACCTTCCAAGCTATGCTGGTGGCTTTTGCTTTTTATATTTCTTATTTTGTGATGGCATTGCCCTCATCGTGGGTATTGAAGAAGACAGGTTTTAAAAATGGAATGATGCTGGGGTTAGCCGTGATGGCAGTGGGAGCACTGTTCTTTATTCCAGCGGCGCAAACCCGCACTTACGAACTTTTCCTTACAGGTCTTTTTATTATAGGTACAGGGTTGTCGGTATTGCAAACGGCATCCAATCCTTATGTTACTATTGTTGGTCCGATAGAAAGTGCTGCCCGACGTATCAGCGTAATGGGTATCTGTAACAAGGTCGCAGGGGTACTTGCTCCCATCATACTGGGAAGTATCATACTTGCCGATGCCGATACATTGGTTAAAGAAATTCAACAATTGGATGTTGCACAAAGAGCCGTCAGGCTGGATGCAATAGCTGCCCGCGTTATTTTTCCGTATAGTATCATGGCTGCCGTTTTGATTGGGCTGGCATTGATGATACGCTTTTCGCCGCTTCCCGAAATTGAGTCGGAGCCTGAGGATGTAACGGAAAAAGGAGTTCCTGAAACAAAAAACACTATTTTTCAGTTTCCTAACCTTGTTTTGGGCGTACTGGCTATCTTCCTGTATGTGGGTGTGGAAGTAATTGCCGGCGATACCATCGGCATGTACGGGCAGTCGCAGGGAATTCCACTTTCGATAGCCAAAAATTTTACGGCATATACATTAACTGCGATGGTAATCGGTTACATCATCGGTATTATTGCCATTCCTAAGCTGATTTCGCAGTCCAAAGCGTTAACCGTTTCGGCGGTAGTGGGAATTCTTTTTAGTATAATTGCCATTGTTACTACCGGATATATTTCGGTATTATTTATTGCCATATTAGGATTAGCCAATGCGCTGATGTGGCCTGCCATCTGGCCTCTTGCCATCCATGGGCTGGGGAAATTTACCAAAACCGGTTCGGCAATGCTTATCATGGCAATAGCCGGGGGTGCTTTATTGCCTTTGCTGTACGGCAGGCTTGCCGATCTTACCTTTATCGGACACAGGCAGGCTTATTGGATTATGGTTCCCTGCTATTTGTATATTTTACATTACGGCACCCGTGGATGCAAAATAAAAAGTTGGAAATAA